In Deltaproteobacteria bacterium, the sequence GAGGGGCCGTTCAGATCCACGCGATCGGGCAGCTCGTTTTCATCGTCGTGCGCGTGCGGAAACGGCTCGGCCAGCGCCACGCCGAGCGCATCGATCGCCGCCACGAGCCCCTCGGTGAATGCGCCGCGCGAGAAGTGTCGACGCAGGATCGCCGCGACCTCGTCCCAGAGGTCCTGGCCGGTGCGCGCGTGCACGCCCGCGTCACCGAGCACGGCGAAGCGGCGCCGCCCGGGCACCACGAAGATGAGGACGCCGTTGCGCTCGCGGGTCTGCCGCATGCCCAGCCGCTCGAACGCGCGCTCCGCCGCGGCCTGCACGCTTCCCCAGAACAGCGGCGCCACCGAGACGCGGAGCTCCGCCGAGGTCTTCTGCTCGGCCTCGCGCAACGCCCGCTCGATGCGCGGGAGGTCGAGGGTGCGGATCCAGCCGTCTCGGGTCCGGAGCATTGCCCACCTCACCAGGAGCCGCTGGCGCCGCCGCCGCCGGAGCGTCCGCCGCCGCCGGAGAAGCCGCCGCCCGAGGAGCCGCCGCGGCGGCTGTTGCCGCTCAGCAGGTTGAACAAGAGGAACATCGCCAACCGCGGATGGGTGATCGCGAAGGCGAGCAGAATCACCGCCACGATCACCAGCAGGACCAGCTGCGCAGGACTGACGTGAAGCTGCGGCAGCTGTGGATTCGTCGGGGCAGGGGCCTCGCCGCTGATGCGCGCCAGCAGCGCGTCCACCGAGCCCGACACCGCGCCGTCCACGTCGCCCGCTCGCAGCCGCGGCACCGCCACCTCGCGGATGATGCGCGAGGCCACCGCGTCGGGGACCACGGGCTCGAGCCCGTAGCCCACCTCGATGCGCATGTGCCGGTCCTGCATGAACACGAAGACCGCCACGCCGTCGTCGAGCTTCTTCTGGCCCACGCCCCAGGCCTCGAAGGTGCGCGCGGCCCAGTCTTCGAGCGGCACGTCGCCGGTCGAGCGGCCGATCCAGACGATCACCTGGTGCCCGGTGGCTTGCTGGTAGGCCTCGAGTCGTTGATCCAGGCGCTCGCGCGTCGGCGCGCTCAGCGCCCCGTCGGGATCCGTCACCCAGCGCGTGGGGGCCGGCGGCGGCTGGAACGCGCCCAACAACAGCAGCGCGCCCAGGCCCAGCGCGAGCGCGCCGCCGAGGGTGGACAGGCGTCGCATGGGCCTAGAACTTCACCTTCGGCGCGTGGGTGGCCTCGGGCTCGGCCTGGAAGTAGGGCTTCTCCGCGAACTTCGCGCCCGAGAGGTTGGCCACGAACACGGTGGGGAAGCTGTCGCGCTTGGCGTTGAAGTCGCGGGAGAGCTCGTTGAAGCGCATGCGCTCCACGGCGATGCGGTTCTCGGTGCCCTCGAGCTGGGCGAGGAGGTCGCGGAAGGCGTCGGTGCTGCGCAGCTGCGGATAGGCCTCCACGCTCACCAGGAGCCGCCCCAACGCGCCGCCCAGGTTCTGCTGGGCCTGCTGGAACTTCGCGAACTCGTCCGGGTTCTGAAGAATCGCCTCGGTGGCCGTGGTGGTGACCTGCGTTGCCTTGGCGCGGGCCTCGGTGACCTCGGTGAGCGTGCTCTTTTCGAAGTTGGCCGAGCCCTTCACCGTCTCCACCAGGTTGGGCACGAGGTCGAGGCGGCGCTGGTAGGCGTTCTGCACCTGACCCCACTGGGCGCGCACCGCCTGGTCGGAGCGCACCAGGCCGTTGTAGCTGCCCACGCCCCAGACGCCGAGCAGCACCAGCAGCGCCACCAATCCGATTCCGAACCACTTGCCCATGAGGTCCTCCGAAGCTCGTGCTGGGCGGATGTGCAAGAGCAGGGCCCGGGCGCCGCGAGGGTTTTCCGCGCAACCGCTGCGCGAAGACGCGTGCGGACGAGGCTCGTCGAAAAGCTTGCGCGCGAACGATCTCGCTCGTCAGGAGGGGAGCGCTCGCGGAAGATCGCGGCATGCCCACTCGAGACGCCTTCTGCAACTCCTGCGGCACGAAGTATCCCTTGCCGCTCGCGTATCCGCGCACGTGCACGTCGTGCAAGCAGATGGTCTGGGCCAACCCGATCCCGGTGGGCGTGGGGCTGGTGCCGGTGCAGGTCGGCGAGCGCACGGGGCTGCTCGTGATTCGACGCGCGATTCCGCCCGGCGTGGGCAAGCTCGCGCTGGTGGGCGGCTTCGTGGAAGAGCACGAGTCTTGGCAGCGCGGGCTCGCGCGCGAGGTGCACGAAGAGGCGAACGTGGTCGTCGATCCGGCGCGCGTCGAGCCGCTGTGGTTCGTCTCCAGTGAGCCGAAGCCGAACCGCGTGCTGCTCTTTGGGATCACCGAGCCCATCGCAAAGCTCCCGCCCTTCGAGGCCGACGGCGAGACGTCCGAGCGCGGCGTCATCTTCGGGCCGGAGGGACTCGATCCGATCTTTGCCTTCCCGCTGCATGCCGAGGCCGCGCGCCGATATTTTGCGGCGCGAAAGATCAGCGGGCCCAATGCGTTCACGTCGATTTAGCGAGGTCCATCAATGAGTCCGACCAAGCGCGCGAACAAGAAGCCCACGACCTTCACCGCCGAGGAGCGCGCGGCGATGAAGGAGCGCGCGCGTGAGCTCAAGGCGGGCGACGTCGACGGCACGAAGGCCGTGCTCGAGAAGATCGCTTCGCTGCCCGAGCCGGATCGTTCGATGGCCAGGCGGATTCACGCGATCGTGCTGTCGGCCGCGCCATCGCTCACGCCGCGGCTCTGGTACGGCATGCCCGCCTACGCGCGCGACGAGAAGACGATCTGCTTGTTCCAGAGCGGCCAGAAGTTCAAGACGCGCTACGCGACGCTCGGCTTCAGCGACAAGGCCAAGCTCGACGATGGAGAGATGTGGCCCAACGCGTACGCGCTCACGAAGCTCACGCCCGACGTGGAAGCGAAGATCGCCGCGCTGGTGAAGAAGGCCGTCGGCTGATCATGGCCGCGCGTACACGCGCACGTAGTCCACGAGCATCTGCTGCGGAAACACGGTGGTGGCGTCGGGCGAGCCCGGCCAGCTTCCGCCCACGGCGAGATTCAACAATAAATAAAACGGCTCGCGGTCGAACTCCCAGGTTCCACTGCCGCCGACGTCCGCCGGCGTGTGCGTCTCGTAGAGCGCGGTGTCCACGTAGAAGCGGATGACTTGAGGCTCCCACTCGATGGCGAACACGTGGAAGTCGTCGGAGTACGGCACGGGCAAGCTGTACGCGAGCCCGGTGTTGAAGCCCGGCGCGTGCAGGCTGCCGTAGGCGTTGTCGGGCTCCTTGCCGATGTTCTCCATCACGTCGATCTCGCCGCAGGCAGGCCAACCGGCTGAGTCGATGTCGACGCCCATCATCCAGAACGCGGGCCACATGCCCTGGCCCGTCGGGACCTTGATGTTCGCCTCGAAGCGGCCGTACTGCTGCGAGAAGAGCCCGAGCGAGTTCACCTTGCCGGAGGTGTAGAGGCAGGTGTTGCCGTTCACCGGGTAGCTGCACGTCAGGCTCGAGTCGGTGTTCTCGCGCGCGGTGATGACCAGGTTCCCGCCTTGCTGGATCACGTTCTGCGTCCCCGGCGTGTAGTACTCGAGCTCCTGGTTGCCCATCCCCGAGCCGCTGACCTCGTTCTGCCACTTGCTCGGATCCGCCGGGACGTCGTCGCCGCCGTCGAACTCGTCGCTCCACACGAGCACCCAGCCGCCGTCGCCGCCGGAGGTGCTGCCGCTCGATCCTGTCGAGCTCGTCGAGCTGCTCGTGCCCGTGGAACCGCTCGAGCCCGACGAGCTCGAGGTGCTGGAGCTGCTCGTCGTCGTGCTCGTGGATCCCGAGGTCGGACTCCAGGTGTCGATGCGGAAGAGCGTGAAGCGCGCGCCCGCGCCGGCGGTCTGATCGGTGGTGCTCTCGAGGAGGCCGAGCTGGCCGTGGGCGCTCGGCGCGCCGTCGTTGCCTTGAAGCACCTGCTCGCCATCGAGCCAGACCGTGATCGTGCCCGCACTGCGCTGCACACGGAGCACGTGCGCGACGCCCGGCGACGGCGCGCTCAACGGCGCGTTCGCGATCTCGGTGTCCTGCTGGCCCGGGTTGAGCTTCTTCAAGTACACGCCCTGAAACTGCTCGGGGTGCACGATGACCGCGTATCCATCGTCGGCGCTGGCCGATGCGGCGTAGACGAGCCCGAAGCCCGAGTCGCCCTCGGAGCTGCCGGCGATGGTCACGTCGAAGTCGCCGATGTCGAACGCGAGCACGGAACGCGCGCGCTCCCAGGTGTTGCCGTCGAGCGCTTCGTACGAGCCGATGTGGCGCGTCCAGGTGCCGTTGCGCGTGGTGTAGTCGTTGGAGTGGCTCGCGTCGGCGTAGTCATCGCAGAAGAAGGGCGCGCCGCTGCAGGGATCCGATCCCGTCGTGCCGGTGCTGCTCCCAGACGTCGACGACGTGGTGCTGCCGGTGCCCGTTGTCGCCGAGGTCGCGCCCGAGCCGCTGGTGCCTTGGACCTTCGCGGTGGAGCAGGCGGTCAACAGGCTGATGAGCAGAAGGAGGACGCGTCGCATCCGGAGATTGTCGGACAGGAGCGAGACCGGATGCGAGGACTCCAGCGGCGGCATTTTTTTCGATTGCTGCCGCGTCCACCGAACGTGCGATCGTCGCACTCAATTCACGCGGAGCTCAACGATGTCCCGTCGCCTGATTCGCCTGATTCCTGTCATCTTGGTCGTTCTGGCCGGTTGCGCCACGGCGCCCATCAACAGCGCGGGCTATTCGGTCCAGGTGGTGGGCAAAGCGCTCGACGACACCTGCCAGAGCCTGGGTCAGGTGGTGGGCGAGGGCGGCGGCTCCTTCGGAGGCGACCTCATCGCCAACGACAGGCTCGTGGAGTACGCGACCAACGACGCACGGAACAAGGCCGGCGCGATGGGCGCGACGCACTTGATGCTCAACCCGCCGCAGCTCGGCGCGACCGCCAACGGCACCACGTCCACGGCGACGGTGACGGGCATCGCCTATAAGTGTCCTCAAGCCGCCGGCGCCGCGACCGCGGCCGAGCCCAGGTGCCACGTCGAGGGCACGCCGGAATGGGAGAACGCCGACGCCGCGGGAAAGAAGAAGCTGCTCGAGGCCTGCAAGAAGCCGTAGCGGCTTCGGTCGCGCGCGAGATGGCAGAGTGAACCGGTCATGCACCTCCTCCAGCTGGTTGTTCTCGCCGCGTCGCTTGCGCCGCTGCCTGCAGATTTGAAGGCGCCCGAGAAGCCATCGCCCGAGCTGCTCGCGCTGGTCGACGCCGCAAAGGCTCAGGGCCTGGTGAGCGTCGACCCGGAGCGTGATGGGAACAAGCAAGCGTGGTGCAAGTCGGGAAAGCCCGCCGCGGAGCTTCCGATTCGCGAGCCGTCGACGCTCGATCGAATCTGGTGGCCGGCCCGCGCTGGAAGCTCGAAGGCCGTGCGCGCGCAGGTGGCGCATCTGAGGAGCGCGGCCTGTCCCAACGACGTCTTCCGGCTCGAGCTGATGGAGGTGACCTACGAGAGTGAGGCCGACGCGAAGCGGGCGCTCCAGGAGCTTCGCAAGTACACCGAGGACCACGACGTCGAGTCGATGAAGTTCGTGCACGCGTACTGGCGCAAGGAGAACCGCGTGTACGACGGCGCGAGCGGCGCGTTCATGTGGTGGGATCCGTTCTTGAAGATCTTGAAGCGCGCGGGCGTGCGCGAGCTCCTCAACCAAGATTGACCCACATGGCTCTCGTGCTCACCCACGCGCTTCGCTTGCGCCGCGCCGATCTCGATCGGCTCACCGACACGCACCGCAACCAGTTCGTGCAAGCCATCGCGCCCGGCAATGTGGAGATGGCGCGCGGGCTGATCGAAGAGGCCGGCGACCCCGAGGGCGACGCGCACGGCCTGGTCTATCTGCGCTTCGAGGACGCCGCGGCTTCGCGCGCGTTCGAAGGCTGGTTCCTCGACGACGCACGCCATCCGTCCAAGAAGGCCAGCCTCGACGGCGGTGCGTTCTTCGCGGCGGGAACCCTCGACGAGGTCGAGGTCGAGCTCTCGCAGTCGACGCCCGGTCCGCGGCCAACAGACGTCGGTGCACAGGCCTTGTACGACGCGGTCCTCGCGCTCGGGCCGAAGATCGCCGTCAAGACTTCAGGGCCCGAGCTCAAGTCCAACCCGCCCTTCGCGTTCGCGACCGCGCCCAAGATCGAGATGGAGAAGGGCGCGCTGGCGCTGGAGGTCGTCGAGGCCAAGCGCTACACCGCCGAGGACATCGCGGCTGCGGGCCCGGACACCCAGTATCAAGTGATGGTCGCGCTGCAGTCGAAGTTCGCCGGCAAGCGCGAGCAGATCGAGACAGCCATCACCCGCATCTACGAATTCGGCGATCCGGGTTCCAAGCCCAAGCGCGGGCTCTACGCGTACGGGATCGTCTTCCTGCGGCTGCGCGAGGAGAACGGCGCGCGCGGCTTCGACGGCTGGTTCTGGGACATGCGCCAGAAGGAGCCCTCGGCGTACTGGCCCAGCAAGACGACCACGCTCGGAAGCGGATCCCTCCTGGTCGCCGGCACGTTCACGCCCACCGGCGTGGAGCTCACGAAGGGCAAGCTGAAGGTGGCGTGCTCGAACGCGCTGCCGGTCGCTGCCGCGCTCGCGGCCGGATTCAAGAAGCTCGGGCTCACCTTCGACGTGACGCTCGTGCACGAGGCCGCGAGCGGCGAGTCGGGCTACTTCGGCTCACCCGCGCACCAATCCCAGCTGCGGATGTTCCCGGACGCGTAGGGCTACGCGCGCGCCCGCGGCTCGCGCTCGTGCAGCCGCAGCGAGCTCGACACGAATCGCGAATACGCCTCGGCGCCCACGCGCTCTTCGACGTAGCGGCGCAGCGCCTCGGTGCTGTCCGGGTCGAGGCGCTCGATGCTCCCGGCCACGAGCAGCTCGCCGCTCGGATCGCGACGCACCACGCGCACGGTGCGCACCACGCAGCGGACGGTGTCGCCGCCGGGCAGCGGGAACTCCAGGTGCAGCTGCTCGCCCACGGCGCACGACGCGTCGGTCGCGAGCAGCACACCGCCGAGGCTCACGTTCTCGATGCGGCCCTTGAGCGAGCCGTCGGAGCGACGCGCCATCACCTCGGCCTCGAGGCTGGCACGCGCCGTCGCGCGCAGCGAGAGCTCGAGCGCGTGCGAGAGCGCCTGGAGGAGCGCGCGCGGCTCGAGCGTGGCGTCCACCGACGGCGTGTCCCGCGGCAGCTGCGCGGCGACCTCGCGCGAGGCGACGGCGAGCACGTCGTGGGCGCCGAGCGCGGTGATCTCGCGGATCACCCGCGCCGGATCCTGCTCGAGCACCGGACCGCCCACGGCCACCAGCGCCGGGGCGTGCAGGGCGATCTGCTCCAGGGCGCCCGCCAGCGTGTCGGCATGCAGGGTGCGGATGGCCGAGCGTCGGAGCAGGCCGGCCACGTCGCTGAGCAGCGCGCCGCGCAGGCCCACCAGCAAGAGCGCGCGATCCCGCGCCGCCACCGCAGCCGCCGTGCCTGCGCGCAGCCCGGCCACGAACGCCGCCAGCTCGCGCTTCAGATCCTTGGGCATCGCCTCGAAGGCCACGGCC encodes:
- a CDS encoding NUDIX domain-containing protein; this translates as MPTRDAFCNSCGTKYPLPLAYPRTCTSCKQMVWANPIPVGVGLVPVQVGERTGLLVIRRAIPPGVGKLALVGGFVEEHESWQRGLAREVHEEANVVVDPARVEPLWFVSSEPKPNRVLLFGITEPIAKLPPFEADGETSERGVIFGPEGLDPIFAFPLHAEAARRYFAARKISGPNAFTSI
- a CDS encoding glycoside hydrolase family 16 protein; the encoded protein is MRRVLLLLISLLTACSTAKVQGTSGSGATSATTGTGSTTSSTSGSSTGTTGSDPCSGAPFFCDDYADASHSNDYTTRNGTWTRHIGSYEALDGNTWERARSVLAFDIGDFDVTIAGSSEGDSGFGLVYAASASADDGYAVIVHPEQFQGVYLKKLNPGQQDTEIANAPLSAPSPGVAHVLRVQRSAGTITVWLDGEQVLQGNDGAPSAHGQLGLLESTTDQTAGAGARFTLFRIDTWSPTSGSTSTTTSSSSTSSSSGSSGSTGTSSSTSSTGSSGSTSGGDGGWVLVWSDEFDGGDDVPADPSKWQNEVSGSGMGNQELEYYTPGTQNVIQQGGNLVITARENTDSSLTCSYPVNGNTCLYTSGKVNSLGLFSQQYGRFEANIKVPTGQGMWPAFWMMGVDIDSAGWPACGEIDVMENIGKEPDNAYGSLHAPGFNTGLAYSLPVPYSDDFHVFAIEWEPQVIRFYVDTALYETHTPADVGGSGTWEFDREPFYLLLNLAVGGSWPGSPDATTVFPQQMLVDYVRVYARP
- a CDS encoding DUF4156 domain-containing protein is translated as MSRRLIRLIPVILVVLAGCATAPINSAGYSVQVVGKALDDTCQSLGQVVGEGGGSFGGDLIANDRLVEYATNDARNKAGAMGATHLMLNPPQLGATANGTTSTATVTGIAYKCPQAAGAATAAEPRCHVEGTPEWENADAAGKKKLLEACKKP
- a CDS encoding TPM domain-containing protein; translation: MRRLSTLGGALALGLGALLLLGAFQPPPAPTRWVTDPDGALSAPTRERLDQRLEAYQQATGHQVIVWIGRSTGDVPLEDWAARTFEAWGVGQKKLDDGVAVFVFMQDRHMRIEVGYGLEPVVPDAVASRIIREVAVPRLRAGDVDGAVSGSVDALLARISGEAPAPTNPQLPQLHVSPAQLVLLVIVAVILLAFAITHPRLAMFLLFNLLSGNSRRGGSSGGGFSGGGGRSGGGGASGSW
- a CDS encoding DUF1801 domain-containing protein; the encoded protein is MSPTKRANKKPTTFTAEERAAMKERARELKAGDVDGTKAVLEKIASLPEPDRSMARRIHAIVLSAAPSLTPRLWYGMPAYARDEKTICLFQSGQKFKTRYATLGFSDKAKLDDGEMWPNAYALTKLTPDVEAKIAALVKKAVG
- a CDS encoding LemA family protein — encoded protein: MGKWFGIGLVALLVLLGVWGVGSYNGLVRSDQAVRAQWGQVQNAYQRRLDLVPNLVETVKGSANFEKSTLTEVTEARAKATQVTTTATEAILQNPDEFAKFQQAQQNLGGALGRLLVSVEAYPQLRSTDAFRDLLAQLEGTENRIAVERMRFNELSRDFNAKRDSFPTVFVANLSGAKFAEKPYFQAEPEATHAPKVKF
- a CDS encoding PilZ domain-containing protein, whose protein sequence is MASDAGPKLAIVEDDATLVAILSDQLVDAGFEVVAYRSGEEALRELWFGGADLLLTDLLLPRMGGLDLVRELRTRPWARALPVIGVTALQMLDTQREGVEQAIAPGKLLSKPVDPAALLNAVTSLLASAENRPPLPPEPVRNARPTTASMVVPREAQAVQLEVAVNAATELVNEYTQNLAHGGIFLSSYHPLPVETDVDVLLTLPFRKPLRLHGKVVRAVATESPEALTHGPGMAVAFEAMPKDLKRELAAFVAGLRAGTAAAVAARDRALLLVGLRGALLSDVAGLLRRSAIRTLHADTLAGALEQIALHAPALVAVGGPVLEQDPARVIREITALGAHDVLAVASREVAAQLPRDTPSVDATLEPRALLQALSHALELSLRATARASLEAEVMARRSDGSLKGRIENVSLGGVLLATDASCAVGEQLHLEFPLPGGDTVRCVVRTVRVVRRDPSGELLVAGSIERLDPDSTEALRRYVEERVGAEAYSRFVSSSLRLHEREPRARA
- a CDS encoding TPM domain-containing protein, whose protein sequence is MLRTRDGWIRTLDLPRIERALREAEQKTSAELRVSVAPLFWGSVQAAAERAFERLGMRQTRERNGVLIFVVPGRRRFAVLGDAGVHARTGQDLWDEVAAILRRHFSRGAFTEGLVAAIDALGVALAEPFPHAHDDENELPDRVDLNGPSPEP